The Caloenas nicobarica isolate bCalNic1 chromosome 28, bCalNic1.hap1, whole genome shotgun sequence genome window below encodes:
- the LOC135999406 gene encoding SUN domain-containing protein 3-like → MKALKATMLVLLLGLFSFGVYRMGQVGTESFWRTAGKLEDLSKTLSLPDQLCKLQEQLYHLRWSAKDVAEQGLQEGFKQAKLPGFTGRAVQDIINQALEKLEEIRVPMPDYALKSAGAAIIRSRTSPTLQTAKAKVFLYSLPVMDYMRSPELILEPENHPGNCWPFPGSQGHVFIKLSVPVIPRAVTMDHVSGTAFHGESLSSAPKDFAVYGFKEEHDEQGTFLGQFTFLAPLNPSQTFQLKNELPGVVNYIRLQVLSNWGHPDHTCLYRFRVHGPHAHR, encoded by the exons ATGAAGGCGCTGAAGGCAACGATGCTCGTGCTGCTTCTCGGCCTGTTCTCTTTTG gtgtttaccgTATGGGACAAGTTGGCACGGAAAGCTTCTGGAGAACTGCAGGAAAGTTAGAAGACCTGAGCAAAACCCtgtccctgccagaccagctctgTAAGCTGCAGGAACAACTTTATCATCTGCGCTGGAGTGCAAAAGATGTTGCTGAGCAGGGTCTACAGGAAGGTTTCaagcaggcaaagctcccaggctttaccggacgg gctgttcaggacaTCATCaatcaagccctggagaagctggaggaaatccGGGTCCcaatgcctgattacgccctcaaatcagcag gGGCTGCCATCATTCGTTCCAGGACTTCTCCAACCCTCCAGACTGCCAAAGCAAAGGTcttcttgtattccctgccggtgatggattacatgaggtccccagagcttattctggag ccagaaaatcatcctggaaactgctggcccttcccaggaagtcagggacacgtcttcatcaagctgtctgtgccagtcattcccagggcagtcaccatggaccatgtctcagggacagcgttccatggagaaagtctctcctcagctcccaaggactttgctgtctat ggctttaaggaagaacacgacgagcagggaacgttcctgggacagttcactttcctggcaccgctgaatcccagtcagaccttccagctgaag aacgagctccctggggtcgtgaattacatcaggctgcaagtgctgagcaactggggccacccggaccacacctgcctgtatcggttcagggtgcacg gtcctcatgcccacaggtag
- the LOC135999407 gene encoding olfactory receptor 14J1-like, with the protein MYFFLLNLALLDMGCISTTVPKSMANSFWDTRAISYSGCAAQLFSFAFLIVAEYSLLTIMSYDRYVAICKPLHYGTLLGSRACVHMAAAAWATGFLSALLHTANTFSLPLCKGNALDQFFCEIPQILKLSCSDFSLRESGLVVVGVCLFFLCFVFIVLSYVQILRAVLRIPSEQGRHKAFATCLPHLAVVSLFVSTGMFAYLKPPSISSPSLDLVVSVLYSVVPPAVNPLIYSMRNQELKDAVWKLMS; encoded by the coding sequence atgtacttcttcctgctcaacctcgccctcctcgacatGGGCTGTATCTCCACCACTgtacccaaatccatggccaattccttctgggacaccagggccatctcatactcgggatgtgctgcacagctcttttcgtTTGCCTTCCTGATagtagcagagtattctcttctcaccatcatgtcctacgaccgctacgttgccatctgcaaacccctgcactacgggaccctcctgggcagcagagcttgtgtccacatggcagcagctgcctgggccactgggtttctcagtgctctgctgcacacggccaatacattttcactgccactgtgcaagggcaatgccctggaccagttcttctgtgaaatcccccagatcctcaagctctcctgctcagacttCTCCCTCAGGGAATCTGggcttgttgttgttggtgtctgtttgttctttttgtgtttcgtgttcatcgtgctgtcctatgtgcagatcttgagggctgtgctgaggatcccctctgagcagggacggcacaaagcctttgccacgtgcctccctcacctggccgtggtctccctgtttgtcagcactggcatgtttgcctacctgaagcccccctccatctcctccccatccctggacctggtggtgtctgttctgtactcagtggtgcctccagcagtgaaccccctcatctacagcatgaggaaccaggagctcaaggatgccgTGTGGAAACTCATGTCTTAG
- the LOC135999409 gene encoding olfactory receptor 14J1-like, producing the protein MMLMVENSSLIDLDVNQGAVLSVPPPTNLHLQLDSREVLGFTDNSQGACGLVQEDAAYPVPRDGAEYFLLTVMSYDRYVAICKPLHYGTLLGSRACVHMAAAAWATGFLSALLHTANTFSLPLCKGNALDQFFCEIPQILKLSCSDASLRELGLLVVTVCLGFGCFVFIVLSYVQILRAVLGIPSEQGRHKAFATCLPHLTVVSLYVSTAIFSYLKPRSISSPSLDLVVSVLYSVVPPAVNPLIYSMRNQELKDALWKLIY; encoded by the exons atgatgttaaTGGTAGAGAATAGCTCGTTGATTGACCTGGATGTCAAtcaaggtgctgtcctgtctgtgccccctcctaccaatttgcacctgcagctggactccagagaagtccttggtttcacTGACAATAGTCAAG gtgcctgcggattggtgcaggaagatgcggcCTATCCcgttcccagggatggag cagagtattttcttctcactgtcatgtcctacgaccgctacgttgccatctgcaaacccctgcactacgggaccctcctgggcagcagagcttgtgtccacatggcagcagctgcctgggccactgggtttctcagtgctctgttgcacacggccaatacattttcactgccactgtgcaagggcaatgccctggaccagttcttctgtgaaatcccccagatcctcaagctctcctgctcagatgcctccctcagggaacttgggcttcttgtggttactgtctgtttaggatttgggtgttttgtgttcattgtgctgtcctatgtgcagatcttgagggccgtgctggggatcccctctgagcagggacggcacaaagcctttgccacgtgcctccctcacctgaccGTGGTCTCCCTCtatgtcagcactgccatattttcctacctgaagccccgCTCCAtctcgtccccatccctggacctggtggtgtctgttctgtactcagtggtgcctccagcagtgaaccccctcatctacagcatgaggaaccaggagctcaaggatgccctgtggaaactcatatattag